From a single Tursiops truncatus isolate mTurTru1 chromosome 20, mTurTru1.mat.Y, whole genome shotgun sequence genomic region:
- the LHX1 gene encoding LIM/homeobox protein Lhx1: MVHCAGCKRPILDRFLLNVLDRAWHVKCVQCCECKCNLTEKCFSREGKLYCKNDFFRCFGTKCAGCAQGISPSDLVRRARSKVFHLNCFTCMMCNKQLSTGEELYIIDENKFVCKEDYLSNSSVAKENSLHSATTGSDPSLSPDSQDPSQDDAKDSESANVSDKEGGSNENDDQNLGAKRRGPRTTIKAKQLETLKAAFAATPKPTRHIREQLAQETGLNMRVIQVWFQNRRSKERRMKQLSALGARRHAFFRSPRRMRPLVDRLEPGELIPNGPFSFYGDYQSEYYAPGGNYDFFPQGPPSSQAQTPVDLPFVPSSGPSGTPLGGLEHPLPGHHPSSEAQRFTDILAHPPGDSPSPEPSLPGPLHSMSAEVFGPSPPFSSLSVNGGTSYGNHLSHPPEMNEAAVW, translated from the exons ATGGTGCACTGTGCCGGCTGCAAAAGGCCCATCCTGGACCGCTTCCTCTTGAACGTGCTGGACAGGGCCTGGCACGTCAAGTGCGTCCAGTGCTGTGAATGTAAATGCAACCTGACCGAGAAGTGCTTCTCCCGGGAAGGCAAGCTCTACTGCAAAAACGACTTCTTCCG GTGTTTCGGTACCAAATGCGCGGGCTGCGCGCAGGGCATCTCCCCTAGCGACCTGGTGCGGAGAGCCCGGAGCAAAGTGTTTCACCTGAACTGCTTCACCTGCATGATGTGTAACAAGCAGCTCTCCACCGGCGAGGAGCTCTACATCATCGATGAGAACAAGTTCGTCTGCAAAGAGGATTACCTAAGCAACAGCAGCGTCGCCAAAGAGAACAGCCTCCACTCAG ccaccACGGGCAGTGACCCCAGTTTGTCTCCGGACTCCCAAGACCCGTCGCAGGACGACGCCAAGGACTCGGAGAGCGCCAATGTGTCAGACAAGGAAGGCGGCAGCAATGAGAACGACGACCAGAACCTGGGGGCCAAGCGGAGAGGGCCGCGCACCACCATCAAAGCCAAGCAGCTGGAGACGCTGAAGGCCGCCTTTGCCGCTACACCCAAGCCCACGCGCCACATCCGCGAGCAGCTGGCTCAGGAGACTGGCCTCAACATGCGTGTCATTCAG GTCTGGTTCCAGAACCGACGGTCCAAGGAACGGAGGATGAAGCAGCTAAGCGCGCTGGGCGCCAGGCGCCACGCCTTCTTCCGCAGTCCGCGCCGGATGCGGCCGCTCGTGGACCGCCTGGAGCCGGGCGAGCTCATCCCCAACGGGCCCTTCTCCTTCTATGGAG ATTACCAGAGCGAGTACTACGCTCCCGGAGGCAACTACGACTTCTTCCCGCAAGGCCCCCCGTCCTCGCAGGCTCAGACGCCAGTAGACCTGCCCTTCGTGCCGTCGTCCGGGCCTTCCGGGACACCCCTGGGTGGCCTGGAGCACCCGCTGCCCGGCCACCACCCGTCGAGCGAGGCTCAGCGGTTCACCGACATCCTGGCGCATCCTCCCGGGGACTCGCCCAGCCCCGAGCCCAGCCTGCCCGGGCCTCTCCACTCAATGTCGGCCGAGGTCTTCGGGCCCAGCCCACCCTTCTCGTCGCTGTCGGTCAACGGCGGGACGAGCTACGGAAACCACCTGTCTCACCCCCCCGAAATGAACGAGGCGGCCGTGTGGTAG